A genomic region of Leptolyngbya sp. FACHB-261 contains the following coding sequences:
- a CDS encoding HAMP domain-containing protein has product MKPEQRTVNTSAGTIIYRVEPLIINQKWMGVFVVAHTAVGESQEVQETIQVVIQVMLVVLALSVALSRLAAGKVLAPLQSLKETARSVSESDLTQRIPVQGSGDIAELAITFNDMMERLQLAFASQRDFINDAGHELRAPITIIRGHLELMSSDPEEQQETRLLLLDELARMSRFVDDLIVLAQAE; this is encoded by the coding sequence GTGAAGCCAGAACAAAGAACGGTAAATACCTCTGCTGGAACCATTATCTATCGGGTTGAACCACTGATCATTAACCAGAAATGGATGGGGGTATTTGTTGTAGCCCATACAGCAGTCGGTGAAAGTCAAGAAGTCCAGGAAACCATTCAGGTGGTTATTCAAGTCATGCTTGTCGTGCTGGCACTATCTGTTGCCCTCTCTCGGTTGGCAGCAGGAAAAGTGCTCGCACCGCTTCAGTCATTGAAGGAAACAGCCCGTTCGGTCAGCGAATCAGACTTAACCCAACGAATTCCAGTGCAGGGCAGTGGAGACATTGCAGAACTTGCAATCACGTTTAACGACATGATGGAGCGGTTGCAGTTAGCATTTGCTAGTCAGCGAGACTTCATTAATGATGCTGGGCATGAACTCCGCGCCCCCATTACCATTATTCGTGGGCATCTAGAGCTGATGAGTAGCGATCCGGAAGAACAGCAAGAGACTCGGCTCCTGCTATTAGATGAGCTGGCTCGGATGAGCCGGTTTGTAGACGATTTAATTGTGTTGGCACAGGCTGAGTAA
- a CDS encoding glutathione S-transferase family protein, whose protein sequence is MTLSPLSWPELETLTNFQVDTVNGPTNAQARLRLFGQTEADVRVTLYRDNHAWCPYCQKVWLWLEEKQIPYRIEKVTMFCYGEKESWYKRKVPSGMLPAIELDGRVITESDDILLALEQVFGPLGPGMQDPKVLPLRRLERVLFRAWCSWLCYPAGSPRQEQRNRDQFKGIAVKVEDALSSTPGPYFLEEFSTADVIFTPYVERMNASLYYYKGYSLREENRHLAGWFAAMESRPTYRGTQSDFHTHVHDLPPQMGGCWENGEPQMLLNKAQVDQGPWFGLPDVTYPEPESSRIEALQRVIKHRANIIRVNPADDRLFDEALRCALTYMMTGKTRVPPSGSDVALRYLRDRVNVPRDMSIYAAKRLREALEKTAALVGDGQAPPIPANHRRDQDPANFVRT, encoded by the coding sequence ATGACCCTATCTCCTCTCAGCTGGCCAGAGCTTGAAACGCTCACGAACTTTCAAGTTGATACCGTCAACGGGCCCACCAATGCTCAAGCCCGTTTGCGCTTATTCGGTCAGACTGAAGCTGATGTGCGCGTAACGCTATACCGCGACAACCACGCTTGGTGCCCCTATTGTCAGAAAGTCTGGCTGTGGTTAGAGGAAAAGCAGATCCCCTACCGCATCGAGAAAGTAACAATGTTCTGCTATGGGGAGAAAGAGAGCTGGTACAAACGCAAAGTGCCGTCAGGTATGCTGCCGGCCATCGAGCTGGATGGTCGCGTGATCACGGAAAGCGATGACATCTTGCTCGCCCTGGAACAGGTCTTCGGACCTTTGGGGCCTGGTATGCAAGACCCCAAGGTGCTGCCGCTACGGCGGCTGGAACGAGTTCTCTTTAGAGCCTGGTGTTCCTGGCTTTGCTATCCGGCCGGGTCACCTCGGCAAGAGCAGCGCAACCGAGACCAATTCAAAGGCATAGCGGTCAAGGTTGAGGACGCCCTAAGCAGCACTCCAGGCCCTTATTTTCTAGAGGAATTCAGCACAGCTGACGTTATTTTTACGCCCTATGTCGAGCGTATGAATGCCAGTCTTTACTACTACAAAGGCTACTCACTACGAGAGGAAAACCGGCACTTGGCAGGCTGGTTTGCGGCGATGGAAAGCCGACCGACCTATCGCGGTACTCAGAGTGACTTTCATACCCATGTGCATGATTTGCCCCCCCAGATGGGAGGTTGCTGGGAAAACGGGGAGCCCCAGATGCTACTCAATAAGGCACAGGTGGATCAAGGCCCCTGGTTTGGGTTACCTGATGTGACTTACCCAGAGCCTGAATCCTCCCGCATTGAAGCGCTTCAACGCGTGATCAAGCACCGTGCCAATATCATTCGAGTCAACCCCGCTGATGACCGATTGTTTGATGAAGCCTTGCGTTGCGCCCTAACCTACATGATGACCGGCAAAACTCGTGTGCCGCCCTCAGGGTCTGATGTTGCCCTGAGATATCTGCGCGACAGGGTTAATGTACCCCGGGACATGTCTATCTACGCGGCAAAGCGGCTAAGGGAAGCCCTAGAGAAAACTGCCGCCCTGGTAGGTGATGGTCAGGCCCCCCCCATTCCAGCTAACCATCGGCGCGATCAGGACCCGGCTAACTTTGTCAGGACCTAG
- a CDS encoding DNA-binding transcriptional regulator: MSSKRTLPVDQPGVGKLIYRIRQKTQLTQEKFAAKLGVTHLTVNRWENGHSKPSPLALQKLEELIQQLSVEGEDLLAKYFSEE; the protein is encoded by the coding sequence ATGAGCAGTAAGAGAACATTGCCAGTAGATCAGCCGGGAGTAGGCAAATTAATCTATAGGATCAGGCAAAAAACCCAGCTAACCCAGGAAAAGTTTGCGGCTAAGTTGGGAGTCACTCACCTAACCGTAAATCGTTGGGAGAACGGTCACTCTAAACCCTCTCCTCTGGCTTTGCAAAAGCTGGAAGAGTTAATTCAGCAACTCAGCGTCGAGGGTGAGGACCTGCTAGCTAAGTATTTCTCAGAAGAATAA
- a CDS encoding SMP-30/gluconolactonase/LRE family protein, with amino-acid sequence MVVSSGLPPIFAQTPIALVAAEVVAEFPANTFLESIAVSPDNTLFITDHLNGSVWRIGADGQTILHAKIAGKATGLVCLPNGNLLLSAWDEQNVATVFNISPDGETSVLVTLPDAIFLNGMTPLSGGSLLDGTEPILIADSYRGVIWLLNVPEKTVHIWLEHPYLVRSSPDKEFPAVNGLKIYDGVLYASNTEKMQLVKIPIVNGQPGEPEVFVTPINLDDFAFDQEGNLYGTTHIYNSVVRIAPEGTVTVIAEAEAGMTGSTALAFGRGESDRTSVYVVTNGGMSFPPATGVELAKVIRLEAGIPGLPIGK; translated from the coding sequence GTGGTTGTTTCATCGGGATTGCCTCCCATTTTTGCCCAAACGCCAATCGCTCTGGTAGCAGCAGAGGTAGTCGCAGAATTTCCAGCCAATACATTTCTAGAAAGTATTGCTGTCAGTCCTGATAACACTCTGTTTATCACTGATCACTTAAATGGCAGCGTCTGGCGCATTGGTGCCGACGGTCAGACCATCCTTCATGCCAAGATTGCTGGAAAGGCAACGGGGCTTGTCTGTCTGCCGAACGGCAACCTTCTACTCAGTGCTTGGGATGAACAGAATGTTGCTACTGTGTTCAACATCTCACCGGACGGAGAAACTAGTGTTTTAGTAACGCTGCCTGATGCCATATTCCTCAATGGCATGACACCTTTGAGCGGCGGCTCGCTTCTAGACGGCACCGAACCCATCTTAATTGCTGACTCCTACCGTGGAGTTATTTGGCTACTCAATGTGCCTGAAAAAACAGTTCACATCTGGCTTGAGCACCCTTACTTAGTCCGCAGTTCTCCTGACAAAGAATTTCCAGCAGTTAATGGGCTGAAAATTTATGATGGAGTGTTATACGCATCCAACACCGAGAAAATGCAACTAGTCAAAATCCCCATAGTGAATGGGCAACCTGGAGAACCAGAAGTTTTTGTGACTCCGATTAATCTGGATGACTTTGCCTTTGATCAAGAAGGTAATCTCTACGGAACTACTCACATTTACAACAGTGTTGTGAGAATTGCACCAGAAGGAACTGTAACCGTGATTGCGGAAGCGGAAGCAGGTATGACAGGCAGCACTGCCCTTGCATTTGGACGGGGTGAAAGCGACCGCACAAGTGTTTACGTTGTCACCAATGGCGGTATGTCATTTCCACCTGCTACAGGAGTGGAACTGGCTAAGGTCATTCGCCTAGAAGCTGGCATTCCAGGATTGCCGATTGGGAAGTAA
- a CDS encoding response regulator transcription factor: protein MHQILIAEDEPRIASFVEKGLRAHGFTTSVVTEAQEVLVLVQESQFDLLILDLGLPGKDGLSVLEELRGQGEQLPIIILTARNSIKDKVAGLEGGADDYITKPFRFEELLARVRARLRNATASQGKDEQILRVRDVTLDLRTRRAKVGERTVELPAREFTLAETFLSHPGQVMSRQQLLDRVWGYDYDPGSNIVDVYVGYLRKKLGNDLIETVRGMGYRLRV from the coding sequence GTGCATCAAATTCTCATCGCGGAAGATGAGCCTCGTATTGCCTCCTTTGTCGAGAAGGGCTTACGCGCTCATGGCTTTACTACGTCCGTCGTGACTGAAGCCCAAGAGGTGCTGGTGCTGGTTCAGGAAAGTCAGTTCGATCTGCTTATTCTAGACTTGGGGCTTCCCGGCAAAGATGGGCTAAGTGTGCTAGAGGAGCTGCGGGGACAGGGAGAGCAACTGCCAATCATCATCCTGACAGCTCGAAATAGCATCAAGGACAAGGTGGCTGGGTTAGAAGGTGGTGCAGATGATTACATCACTAAGCCCTTTCGATTCGAGGAACTACTGGCACGGGTAAGAGCACGCCTGCGAAATGCAACTGCATCGCAAGGGAAAGATGAGCAGATTTTGCGGGTTCGTGATGTGACTCTAGATTTACGTACTCGAAGGGCAAAAGTTGGCGAGCGCACAGTTGAGCTACCTGCTCGCGAATTTACCCTGGCTGAAACCTTCTTAAGCCACCCTGGGCAGGTTATGAGCCGACAGCAACTGCTAGATCGGGTCTGGGGTTACGATTATGACCCAGGCTCTAACATCGTTGATGTTTATGTAGGTTACCTACGCAAGAAGCTGGGCAACGACCTGATTGAGACTGTTCGAGGTATGGGTTATCGCCTACGAGTGTAA
- a CDS encoding antibiotic biosynthesis monooxygenase: MQPLNNADDPPVTIHVLHRVKPGCEATFEQVLGDLITAAHSYEGHLGVNVFRSGNNTNPEYQVVFKFDQGSHFKQWESSAIRQQLLTRVNQLTVDAGQISVLTGLETWFTLPTKPGLPPPPRYKMFVITWATIFVLISLMNQLVIPLLHSLPSLLGTLIVTGLMVFLMTYVVMPRITKLFAQWLYPKAKH, translated from the coding sequence ATGCAGCCCCTGAACAATGCTGACGATCCTCCAGTTACCATCCATGTACTTCACCGAGTAAAGCCAGGTTGTGAAGCTACCTTCGAGCAGGTCCTTGGCGACTTAATCACTGCTGCCCATTCTTATGAAGGACATCTTGGTGTGAATGTGTTTCGCTCTGGTAATAACACAAACCCCGAATATCAAGTTGTCTTCAAGTTTGACCAGGGAAGTCATTTCAAACAGTGGGAGTCATCGGCAATTCGGCAGCAATTGTTAACGCGAGTTAACCAGCTAACCGTTGATGCGGGGCAAATCTCGGTTCTCACTGGGCTAGAAACCTGGTTCACCTTACCAACCAAACCCGGATTGCCACCGCCCCCTCGTTACAAAATGTTTGTAATTACGTGGGCAACTATTTTTGTCCTGATTAGTTTAATGAATCAGCTGGTGATTCCACTATTGCACTCCCTACCATCCCTGCTCGGAACGCTGATCGTAACTGGACTCATGGTATTCCTGATGACCTACGTCGTTATGCCACGAATAACCAAGTTGTTTGCGCAATGGCTATATCCAAAAGCGAAACATTGA
- a CDS encoding DUF3303 domain-containing protein, which yields MLYMVIEYFNAGAAVDIYRRARDRGRQLPPGLEYVDSWVDLDYFRCFQLMRTDDRALFDIWIEAWSDLGHFEIIPVRSSAEAAQYIAHQL from the coding sequence ATGCTTTACATGGTCATCGAATACTTTAATGCAGGTGCAGCGGTTGATATTTATCGTCGTGCTCGTGACCGAGGTCGTCAATTGCCACCTGGACTTGAGTATGTAGACAGCTGGGTAGACCTAGATTACTTCAGGTGCTTCCAACTCATGCGTACCGATGATCGGGCCTTGTTTGATATCTGGATTGAGGCTTGGAGTGATCTTGGCCATTTTGAGATCATTCCGGTGCGCAGTTCAGCGGAAGCTGCTCAGTATATTGCGCACCAGCTATAG
- a CDS encoding cupin domain-containing protein yields MNYQKLTEPDLRFSTEGKSLPETRDRRDWSDRLRQGATLIINGVHQRVPAVAQLAANLRCDIGYETHVNLYCSPARQQGFDCHYDTHDVLILQIDGEKKWFVYRETVSYPTSNMPSSKQLQLTEPPYLECTLRAGDLLYIPRGHWHYAVACEQPSLHLTVGIECQTGLDWLG; encoded by the coding sequence TTGAACTATCAGAAACTTACAGAACCAGATTTACGTTTTTCAACAGAGGGTAAGTCGCTACCAGAGACGCGCGATCGACGCGATTGGAGCGATCGGCTGCGACAGGGGGCGACACTGATCATCAATGGCGTTCATCAACGAGTTCCAGCAGTTGCTCAACTCGCGGCTAATTTACGATGTGACATTGGTTATGAAACCCATGTCAACCTGTACTGCTCACCCGCAAGACAACAAGGGTTTGATTGCCACTATGACACACACGATGTCCTAATCCTGCAAATTGATGGCGAGAAGAAGTGGTTTGTTTATCGAGAAACAGTATCCTATCCCACTTCAAACATGCCTTCATCAAAGCAGCTTCAACTGACAGAGCCGCCCTATCTGGAATGCACTCTTAGAGCTGGAGATTTACTTTACATCCCAAGAGGACATTGGCATTATGCGGTCGCTTGCGAACAGCCATCTCTTCACCTAACAGTGGGAATTGAATGCCAAACCGGACTAGACTGGCTTGGTTGA
- a CDS encoding amino acid adenylation domain-containing protein — MSTYINELEQQNIQVQRLEDLCIHQLFEFQAEKVPNNIAVTFKNQQLTYQELNQQANQLAHYLQKLGVGPDVLVGICLERSLDLIVGLLGILKAGGAYVPLDPAYPQERLVFMLEDSQITVLLTHQHLLSALPETEAQVVCLERDWQIIVQCSQENSTNDVLANNLAYTIYTSGSTGKPKGVQIEHRSVVNLLNSMSRAPGLTHRDIFLAITTVSFDMAVPELYLPLAVGACVTLVCREVASDPAQLMRVLTQLGVTVMQGTPATWRLLLSAGWRGDPSLKILCGGEALTQALAEQLLERSGSVWNMYGPTETTVWSAAYRVEPESHPGLIGQPLDNTQIYLLDSQLQTVALNEIGEVYIGGIGLARGYWNRPELNQAKFVRPPLSTEPAARLYRTGDLARYLPDGSLEFIGRADHQIKIRGFRIELGEIESKLYGHPNVREAVVVAQKHSSDSSDGKRLVAYIVPKPLSASAEPIAPTLPPSEQVLYWQQVWNETYSQPVAPEEPTFNISGIHDSHTGLPTPVDEIRKWLDYTVERILVLQPKRVLEIGCGTGLLLFRIAPHCSRYVGTDISAEAIGYVQQQLDSQQSQAQVTVLAKAADALEATVTETFDVVVINSVIQYFPNLDYLLQVLETAVKVVQPRGHIFIGDVRSLPLLEAFHTSVQLHQAPDFLPIAHLRERIQERVAQDKELVIDPAFFAALKQRFPQINQVQVQLKRGCYHNEFTQFRYDVVLHIGTESLPPVEPLELDWQQQELTLSSLHQVLKDSQPKALKVSQIPNARLLKEMSAMEWLRNYAGSGTVEDLRANLQNKPQLIGIEPEALWSLGQDLGYTTHIQWSERNSTEGYYDVIFQQQSALTVDRHKHKISKVGDRIVSNTSWHTYANNPLQAKGANSLVRQLRSFMQEKLPGYMVPSTFVLLDALPLTPTGKVDRQALPTPSRARPILTEEFIAPHSELEEQLVEIWAQVLGIEQVGTHDNFFELGGDSLLTVQLVCQVKETLQIKLPLLCLFEAPTVAEFAQVIQQHSSSPAALEDQPGPSLEAEAVLDETIVPAAQAADPTAEPRHIFLTGATGFLGAFLLHELLQQTQAKIYCLTRSADPETGRQKIQKNLEHYLLWDQTLSPRIIPVVGNLSQPLLGLTEQQFGQLASEIDLIYHNGALVNLIYPYAALQAPNVSGTQEILRLASQSKTKPVHFVSTLDVFQTAEAYGTKDIQEQDDLAPHKTLGDGYTQTKWVGEKLMTIAKSRGIPVCIYRPGMISGHSQTGISRTDDLICRMIKGFIQLGNAPDLELMLNLIPVDYVSKAIVHLSRQPESLGKAFHLLNPQPLHLSEVVNTISALGYPVQQMDYEQWRVALLEDDAQENALKPLASLLIQKTSDKPLTYLETCSLGAQALDCQNTVRGLTGTSIVCPPVDITLLNSYLAYLKRSGALEGQFTSPF, encoded by the coding sequence GTGAGTACCTACATAAACGAACTAGAGCAGCAGAACATTCAAGTTCAGCGGCTAGAAGATTTATGCATTCACCAGTTATTTGAGTTTCAGGCAGAAAAAGTCCCTAACAATATCGCAGTTACTTTTAAGAATCAACAGCTTACTTATCAAGAGCTGAACCAGCAAGCTAACCAACTAGCGCACTATCTACAGAAACTAGGAGTGGGGCCTGACGTTCTGGTTGGCATTTGTTTGGAACGCTCGCTTGACCTAATAGTTGGGCTTTTAGGTATTTTAAAAGCTGGTGGTGCTTATGTGCCTTTAGACCCTGCGTATCCGCAAGAACGCTTAGTCTTCATGCTGGAAGATTCGCAGATAACCGTATTGTTAACCCACCAGCATTTGCTAAGTGCGCTTCCAGAAACTGAAGCACAAGTAGTCTGTCTAGAACGGGATTGGCAGATTATTGTCCAATGCAGCCAGGAAAACTCAACCAACGATGTGCTTGCCAATAACTTGGCCTATACCATCTATACTTCAGGCTCTACTGGCAAGCCAAAAGGAGTTCAGATTGAGCACCGGTCTGTAGTGAATCTGCTCAATTCCATGAGCCGAGCGCCAGGATTAACCCATCGAGATATCTTCCTTGCGATCACGACCGTGTCCTTCGATATGGCCGTTCCGGAACTCTACCTACCGCTTGCTGTAGGGGCTTGCGTTACCTTGGTTTGTCGTGAGGTTGCCTCTGATCCAGCACAGCTAATGAGAGTGCTGACCCAATTAGGGGTAACGGTTATGCAAGGGACGCCAGCAACCTGGAGGTTGTTACTGTCAGCAGGATGGCGAGGTGATCCGTCGCTCAAAATTCTCTGCGGTGGAGAGGCTCTAACCCAAGCACTAGCTGAGCAATTGTTAGAGCGTAGTGGTTCGGTCTGGAACATGTATGGTCCCACAGAAACAACTGTTTGGTCTGCCGCGTACCGGGTGGAGCCTGAGAGCCATCCAGGGCTAATTGGTCAACCGCTTGATAACACTCAAATCTATCTGCTAGATTCACAGCTTCAGACAGTTGCTTTGAATGAGATAGGAGAGGTCTACATTGGGGGTATTGGTCTCGCTCGGGGCTACTGGAATCGACCTGAACTGAACCAGGCGAAGTTTGTTCGCCCCCCTCTAAGCACCGAGCCAGCGGCCCGCCTTTACAGAACTGGAGACCTCGCTCGTTATCTACCTGATGGCAGCCTTGAATTTATTGGGCGTGCGGATCATCAGATCAAAATTCGTGGTTTCCGCATCGAATTGGGCGAGATTGAGAGCAAGCTCTACGGACATCCAAACGTTAGAGAAGCTGTAGTTGTTGCTCAAAAGCATTCATCAGATTCATCAGACGGCAAACGCTTAGTTGCTTACATTGTTCCAAAGCCATTGTCGGCATCAGCCGAGCCTATTGCCCCCACGCTACCTCCGAGTGAACAAGTTTTGTACTGGCAGCAGGTGTGGAACGAAACGTACAGCCAACCGGTAGCCCCCGAAGAGCCCACATTTAATATCAGTGGTATCCACGACAGTCATACTGGCCTGCCAACTCCAGTCGATGAAATTCGGAAGTGGTTAGATTACACGGTTGAGAGAATTCTTGTTTTGCAGCCGAAGCGCGTGCTGGAGATCGGCTGTGGTACTGGATTATTGCTATTTAGAATTGCACCCCATTGCTCTCGCTATGTCGGCACAGATATCTCTGCAGAAGCGATTGGTTATGTTCAGCAGCAACTAGACAGTCAGCAGAGCCAAGCACAGGTCACAGTTCTAGCTAAGGCAGCTGACGCCCTAGAGGCAACAGTCACCGAAACATTTGACGTGGTTGTCATCAACTCTGTCATTCAGTATTTTCCAAATCTGGACTATCTACTACAGGTTTTAGAAACAGCGGTTAAAGTTGTTCAGCCCAGAGGTCACATCTTTATTGGTGATGTGCGCAGTTTGCCTCTGCTGGAGGCCTTTCACACCTCGGTTCAACTGCATCAAGCTCCTGATTTTTTGCCAATTGCTCACCTCCGGGAGCGGATTCAAGAGCGGGTAGCGCAGGATAAAGAGTTGGTGATTGATCCAGCTTTTTTCGCTGCCCTCAAACAGCGATTCCCCCAAATCAACCAGGTTCAAGTACAGCTAAAGCGCGGCTGTTATCACAACGAATTTACTCAGTTTCGCTACGATGTAGTTCTTCACATTGGCACTGAATCTTTGCCTCCGGTCGAACCTTTAGAACTCGACTGGCAACAGCAGGAACTCACACTATCTTCGCTTCACCAAGTCTTAAAAGATTCCCAACCGAAAGCTCTTAAGGTTAGCCAGATTCCAAATGCACGGCTGCTCAAAGAAATGAGTGCTATGGAATGGCTGAGAAATTATGCTGGTTCTGGAACCGTGGAAGACCTACGAGCAAACCTTCAAAACAAGCCCCAGCTTATAGGGATTGAGCCTGAAGCGTTATGGAGCCTTGGGCAAGATTTAGGCTATACCACTCATATCCAGTGGTCAGAGAGAAACAGTACAGAGGGCTACTATGATGTTATTTTCCAGCAGCAATCAGCCTTAACTGTTGATAGACACAAGCACAAGATCTCTAAGGTCGGTGATAGAATAGTGTCTAATACATCCTGGCATACTTATGCCAATAATCCTCTTCAAGCTAAAGGAGCTAACAGTCTAGTACGGCAGTTACGCTCCTTTATGCAGGAGAAGTTACCCGGTTACATGGTGCCATCTACGTTTGTTCTCTTGGATGCTCTGCCTCTGACACCCACCGGTAAAGTAGACCGTCAAGCTCTACCCACTCCTAGTCGAGCCAGACCGATTTTGACGGAAGAATTTATTGCCCCTCATAGTGAGCTGGAGGAGCAATTAGTAGAGATTTGGGCTCAGGTCTTGGGAATCGAGCAGGTTGGCACCCATGACAACTTTTTCGAGTTGGGAGGAGATTCGTTACTCACTGTTCAGTTGGTTTGTCAGGTGAAAGAAACTCTCCAGATCAAGCTCCCCTTGCTATGCCTCTTTGAGGCCCCTACAGTTGCTGAATTTGCTCAGGTAATTCAGCAGCACTCAAGCTCCCCTGCTGCACTTGAAGATCAACCTGGGCCGAGTCTTGAGGCTGAAGCCGTTCTGGATGAAACCATTGTTCCAGCCGCGCAGGCAGCGGATCCAACTGCTGAACCCAGACATATCTTCCTGACTGGGGCTACTGGCTTTTTGGGAGCGTTTTTGCTCCATGAACTTCTACAACAAACTCAGGCAAAAATCTATTGTTTGACTCGCTCTGCTGATCCTGAAACTGGCAGGCAAAAAATCCAGAAGAACCTGGAGCACTATTTACTTTGGGATCAAACGCTAAGCCCCAGAATTATTCCAGTAGTTGGCAATCTGTCCCAGCCTTTGCTGGGTCTTACAGAACAACAATTTGGTCAGCTAGCAAGCGAGATTGACCTGATCTATCACAACGGTGCACTGGTCAATTTGATCTATCCCTATGCTGCTTTGCAAGCGCCTAATGTCTCTGGCACCCAAGAAATCCTCAGATTGGCAAGCCAAAGCAAAACGAAACCGGTGCATTTCGTCTCTACCCTTGATGTGTTTCAAACGGCTGAAGCTTATGGTACGAAAGACATTCAAGAACAGGACGACCTTGCCCCTCACAAAACCCTCGGCGATGGTTATACCCAAACCAAGTGGGTGGGTGAGAAGTTAATGACCATTGCAAAATCAAGAGGAATACCAGTTTGTATCTATAGACCTGGCATGATTTCAGGTCATAGCCAAACAGGGATTTCTCGAACAGATGACCTGATCTGCAGAATGATCAAGGGCTTTATTCAGCTTGGCAACGCGCCTGACCTGGAGCTGATGCTCAATTTGATTCCAGTTGATTACGTCAGTAAGGCTATCGTTCATCTGTCGAGACAGCCAGAGTCTTTAGGCAAAGCTTTTCACTTGCTCAATCCTCAACCCTTACACCTTAGCGAGGTAGTCAACACAATTAGTGCTCTCGGCTATCCTGTTCAACAGATGGACTATGAGCAATGGCGAGTTGCCTTACTAGAAGATGATGCTCAGGAAAATGCGCTGAAGCCCCTAGCATCTCTGTTGATCCAAAAAACTTCAGACAAACCTTTAACCTATTTAGAAACTTGTTCTCTCGGGGCTCAGGCTCTTGACTGTCAGAACACGGTCAGGGGGCTAACTGGAACCTCCATCGTTTGCCCACCTGTCGATATCACCTTGCTGAATTCTTACCTAGCCTACCTAAAGCGTAGTGGGGCTCTAGAAGGCCAATTCACTAGTCCCTTCTAG
- a CDS encoding DUF4394 domain-containing protein yields MRLNRFNTIAVLFVATALTLLKDVPAAQAATTRLFGLTESNTLLSFDPNDPAETRRLSVTGINGTLLGIDFRSANGLLYGVTDKNGIYTIDLVTGAATLQNSLSPLGFTSGQQSGLDFNPAADRLRLVGSNDQNFRINVDTGVVADFDLNTVGVQPDASLAYAPGDVNAGVDPNITAAAYTNAFRGAPAGRTTQLYGIDFAQDVLVLQNPPNAGTLNTVGSLGVDFGALGGFDIFSPSKGINTAFAASGSTLYKIDLPTGKATAQGTIGRGDTPLIGLAATSVPEPATLSSLIGLGIVGLLSRRRRSAQ; encoded by the coding sequence ATGAGACTGAACAGATTCAATACAATCGCAGTCCTATTCGTCGCAACAGCTCTCACCTTGCTCAAGGACGTTCCAGCAGCGCAAGCTGCAACGACTCGGCTGTTTGGTCTCACCGAGAGCAATACCTTACTTTCCTTTGATCCTAATGATCCTGCTGAAACAAGACGTCTTAGCGTAACTGGCATCAACGGTACGTTGTTAGGAATTGACTTTCGTTCAGCCAACGGTTTGCTTTACGGTGTCACCGATAAGAATGGCATCTATACTATTGACCTAGTTACCGGTGCTGCAACCTTACAAAATTCGCTCTCTCCCCTCGGCTTCACTAGCGGGCAGCAATCAGGGCTAGACTTTAACCCAGCTGCTGATCGTCTCCGGTTAGTTGGCAGCAATGATCAAAACTTCCGCATCAATGTTGATACGGGTGTAGTAGCTGACTTTGACCTCAACACGGTAGGTGTTCAGCCTGACGCTAGCCTAGCTTATGCACCTGGAGATGTTAACGCTGGTGTAGACCCCAATATCACCGCCGCTGCATATACCAACGCATTCCGAGGCGCGCCCGCCGGTCGAACAACCCAACTGTATGGCATTGACTTTGCTCAGGATGTATTAGTTCTGCAAAATCCACCCAACGCTGGCACGCTGAACACTGTAGGTTCTTTAGGAGTTGATTTTGGAGCGCTGGGAGGATTTGACATCTTCTCACCTAGTAAGGGGATAAATACCGCCTTTGCAGCTTCTGGTTCAACCCTATACAAGATTGATCTACCAACAGGAAAGGCAACAGCTCAAGGCACTATTGGTCGGGGCGACACTCCCCTGATTGGTCTAGCCGCAACCTCGGTTCCCGAACCTGCTACTCTCAGTAGCCTGATTGGTTTAGGAATTGTTGGTTTACTCAGCCGTCGTCGCCGCTCTGCTCAATAA